The genomic DNA aacaagttagatgaagatggtgtgatcacaaggaacaaagcaaggctagttgtcaaaggctacaatcaagatgAGGGCATtaattatggtgaaacctttgctcctgttgcaagattggaggATGTGAGGTTGTTGTtggcttttgcatgtatgagtggttttaaactcttccaaatggatgtcaagagtactttcttgaatggctacatccatgaggaagtgtatgtggatcaaccaccgggttttgaagatcatcaacatcccaatcatgtcttcaagttgaaaaaggcattgtatgggttgaagcaagctccaaggcaatggtatgagaggcttagcaactttctgctatctcatggctatgaaaggggaatgattgacaagactcccttcatcaaaaagtcaaattctgaaattatccttgtgcaaatctatcttgatgacatcatctttggtgttacacaagatagtttgtgtgaagaatttgtggctgctatgaaaggtgagtttgaaatgtctatgatgggagaattgtctttctttcttggattgcaggttaagcaaacaaaggatgggatctttctatgccaatcaaagtattgcaaagagatactcaagaaatttgaaatggagatttgcaaagaagcaagcactcttATGCCATCAAGTtgctacatggatgcagatACTGCTGGAAAAGGagtagatcaaaccaaatacagagggtTGATTGACTCTTTGCTATATCTAACAGCAAGTAGATCGGACATtgtgtttgcggtgtgtctttgtgcaagatatcaagcaaatcctaaagagtcacacttcaaagctgcaaaaagaattctgaaatatctcaaaggaacattaACTCTTGGGTTATGGTgtccttctcactctcccattcatttaattggttattcagattctgactttgcaggatgcaagctagatagaaagagcacaagtggcacttgccaccttcttggttcAAGCCTTATCTCATGGCATaacaagaagcaagcatgtgtaaCTCTCTCTACTGTTGAGGCTgagtacatagctgctggaagctgttgtgcacagattaTGTGGCTCAAACAataacttgcagactttggattgcaAATCAGCAAGGCCCCTTTAatgtgtgacaaca from Phaseolus vulgaris cultivar G19833 unplaced genomic scaffold, P. vulgaris v2.0 scaffold_69, whole genome shotgun sequence includes the following:
- the LOC137817457 gene encoding uncharacterized mitochondrial protein AtMg00810-like; amino-acid sequence: MEICKEASTLMPSSCYMDADTAGKGVDQTKYRGLIDSLLYLTASRSDIVFAVCLCARYQANPKESHFKAAKRILKYLKGTLTLGLWCPSHSPIHLIGYSDSDFAGCKLDRKSTSGTCHLLGSSLISWHNKKQACVTLSTVEAEYIAAGSCCAQIMWLKQ